One genomic region from Candidatus Zixiibacteriota bacterium encodes:
- a CDS encoding response regulator, whose product MKVLIVEDDPVSLKLMDSILTKKGYETVATTSGREAIDYLDSGKLVDLVISDVMMPEIDGFQLLKYMNSHKKIQNIPVMLCTARNDKSSVLKGLDLGARDYIAKPIKAELLLEKVERMINKIPGYVLIVDDEALLR is encoded by the coding sequence ATGAAAGTACTTATAGTAGAGGATGATCCGGTTTCTTTGAAATTGATGGATTCGATCCTCACCAAAAAGGGATATGAAACCGTAGCCACGACTTCAGGCAGGGAGGCGATCGATTACCTGGATAGCGGAAAACTGGTAGACCTGGTTATTTCGGATGTTATGATGCCCGAGATAGATGGATTTCAGCTTTTGAAATACATGAATTCGCACAAGAAAATTCAGAACATCCCGGTTATGCTGTGCACCGCCAGAAATGACAAATCCTCGGTGTTAAAAGGTCTCGATCTGGGAGCTCGTGATTATATAGCCAAACCGATAAAGGCCGAACTGCTTCTGGAAAAAGTTGAGCGTATGATAAACAAAATACCCGGCTATGTGCTGATTGTCGATGATGAGGCGTTGTTACGC